ATCTGTGAAATCTCCGGTCAGTGTACGTACTACTCCTGCTGCTACTCCTTCTGGTGCATTGTGAAAATGTGCTAAATCAAGCGCTCCGGTCAAGTCTGACACGCCGATGATAAAACTCAGTGTGTCACCGGCTGCGTTCAGGCTAAAGACCCCTCCA
Above is a window of candidate division KSB1 bacterium DNA encoding:
- a CDS encoding CHRD domain-containing protein, encoding MRTYTKFGWWIFALFILASTTGAQAQTQFTTTLSPGTEVPPVVVPSEGTGGGVFSLNAAGDTLSFIIGVSDLTGALDLAHFHNAPEGVAAGVVRTLTGDFTD